In Panthera leo isolate Ple1 chromosome F3, P.leo_Ple1_pat1.1, whole genome shotgun sequence, one genomic interval encodes:
- the LEFTY1 gene encoding left-right determination factor 1 isoform X2: MRPLWLCWAFWALPLTGPGAALTGEQVRASLLRQLGLREAPVLDQHDVEGLVTPAHVRAQYVALLRRSHGAHSRGKRFSQRVREVAGRLLAAEASTHRAGRLSPHGARARVTVEWLRIHEDSSNRTYLVDSRLVPLQGSGWKAFDVTEAVNFWRQLGRSGQPLLLQVSVQRAHLGPRASGAHTLLRFASQGQEGTGQGEPRLELHTLDLGAYGAQGDCDPEATEGARCCRQETYVDLRGMRWAENWVLEPPGFLAYECVGACQQPPEPPTFRRPFPGPRQCVASETTSLPLIVGVKEGGRPRPQVVSLPNMRVEKCSCAWDGAPVPRRLGP; this comes from the exons ATGAGGCCCCTGTGGCTGTGCTGGGCGTTCTGGGCGCTGCCCCTGACGGGTCCCGGGGCCGCCCTGACCGGGGAGCAGGTGCGGGCCAGCCTGCTGCGGCAGCTGGGCCTCCGCGAGGCGCCTGTCCTGGACCAGCACGACGTGGAGGGGCTGGTCACCCCGGCCCACGTGAGGGCCCAGTACGTGGCCCTGTTGCGGCGCAGTCACGGCGCCCACTCCCGCGGGAAGAGGTTCAGCCAGAGGGTCCGAG AGGTGGCGGGCAGGTTGCTGGCGGCCGAGGCCTCCACGCAC CGAGCTGGT CGGCTGTCCCCGCACGGCGCCCGCGCCCGCGTCACCGTCGAGTGGCTGCGCATCCACGAGGACAGCTCGAACCGCACCTACCTGGTGGACTCCAG GCTGGTGCCCCTCCAGGGGAGTGGCTGGAAGGCCTTCGACGTGACCGAGGCCGTGAACTTCTGGCGCCAGCTGGGCCGGTCTGGGCAGCCGCTGCTGCTGCAGGTGTCCGTGCAGAGGGCGCACCTGGGCCCGCGGGCCTCGGGCGCCCACACGCTGCTCCGCTTCGCGTCCCAGGGCCAGGAGGGCACGGGGCAGGGCGAGCCCCGGCTGGAGCTGCACACCCTGGACCTCGGGGCCTACGG AGCTCAGGGCGACTGCGACCCCGAGGCGACGGAGGGCGCCCGCTGCTGCCGCCAGGAGACCTACGTTGACCTGCGGGGCATGCGGTGGGCCGAGAACTGGGTCCTGGAGCCCCCGGGCTTCCTGGCCTACGAGTGTGTGGGCGCGTGCCAGCAGCCCCCGGAGCCCCCGACCTTCAGGCGGCCGTTCCCGGGGCCGCGACAGTGCGTCGCCTCGGAGACGACCTCGCTGCCCCTGATCGTGGGCGTCAAGGAGGGCGGCAGGCCCAGGCCCCAGGTGGTCAGCCTGCCCAACATGAGGGTGGAGAAGTGCAGCTGCGCGTGGGACGGGGCGCCTGTGCCCAGGAGGCTGGGGCCTTAG
- the LEFTY1 gene encoding left-right determination factor 1 isoform X1, which produces MRPLWLCWAFWALPLTGPGAALTGEQVRASLLRQLGLREAPVLDQHDVEGLVTPAHVRAQYVALLRRSHGAHSRGKRFSQRVREVAGRLLAAEASTHVLVFGMEGRLPPNSELVQAVLRLFQEPVPKAALRRLERLSPHGARARVTVEWLRIHEDSSNRTYLVDSRLVPLQGSGWKAFDVTEAVNFWRQLGRSGQPLLLQVSVQRAHLGPRASGAHTLLRFASQGQEGTGQGEPRLELHTLDLGAYGAQGDCDPEATEGARCCRQETYVDLRGMRWAENWVLEPPGFLAYECVGACQQPPEPPTFRRPFPGPRQCVASETTSLPLIVGVKEGGRPRPQVVSLPNMRVEKCSCAWDGAPVPRRLGP; this is translated from the exons ATGAGGCCCCTGTGGCTGTGCTGGGCGTTCTGGGCGCTGCCCCTGACGGGTCCCGGGGCCGCCCTGACCGGGGAGCAGGTGCGGGCCAGCCTGCTGCGGCAGCTGGGCCTCCGCGAGGCGCCTGTCCTGGACCAGCACGACGTGGAGGGGCTGGTCACCCCGGCCCACGTGAGGGCCCAGTACGTGGCCCTGTTGCGGCGCAGTCACGGCGCCCACTCCCGCGGGAAGAGGTTCAGCCAGAGGGTCCGAG AGGTGGCGGGCAGGTTGCTGGCGGCCGAGGCCTCCACGCACGTGCTGGTGTTCGGCATGGAGGGGCGCCTGCCGCCCAACAGCGAGCTGGTGCAGGCCGTGCTGCGCCTCTTCCAGGAGCCGGTCCCCAAAGCGGCGCTGCGCAGGCTCGAGCGGCTGTCCCCGCACGGCGCCCGCGCCCGCGTCACCGTCGAGTGGCTGCGCATCCACGAGGACAGCTCGAACCGCACCTACCTGGTGGACTCCAG GCTGGTGCCCCTCCAGGGGAGTGGCTGGAAGGCCTTCGACGTGACCGAGGCCGTGAACTTCTGGCGCCAGCTGGGCCGGTCTGGGCAGCCGCTGCTGCTGCAGGTGTCCGTGCAGAGGGCGCACCTGGGCCCGCGGGCCTCGGGCGCCCACACGCTGCTCCGCTTCGCGTCCCAGGGCCAGGAGGGCACGGGGCAGGGCGAGCCCCGGCTGGAGCTGCACACCCTGGACCTCGGGGCCTACGG AGCTCAGGGCGACTGCGACCCCGAGGCGACGGAGGGCGCCCGCTGCTGCCGCCAGGAGACCTACGTTGACCTGCGGGGCATGCGGTGGGCCGAGAACTGGGTCCTGGAGCCCCCGGGCTTCCTGGCCTACGAGTGTGTGGGCGCGTGCCAGCAGCCCCCGGAGCCCCCGACCTTCAGGCGGCCGTTCCCGGGGCCGCGACAGTGCGTCGCCTCGGAGACGACCTCGCTGCCCCTGATCGTGGGCGTCAAGGAGGGCGGCAGGCCCAGGCCCCAGGTGGTCAGCCTGCCCAACATGAGGGTGGAGAAGTGCAGCTGCGCGTGGGACGGGGCGCCTGTGCCCAGGAGGCTGGGGCCTTAG